One window of Desulfarculus baarsii DSM 2075 genomic DNA carries:
- a CDS encoding DUF134 domain-containing protein, producing the protein MSPRPRKYRTIAQHPVATFYKPQGAPLGALQSATLSVEGLEALRLADAEGQDQASAARAMDVSPATFCRILAEARAVVARALSNGWAIRIEGGAYRLAEAAAPGAQERPWGGGRGGGRGRGLGRRRGWADDAPPDQTPTDKED; encoded by the coding sequence ATGTCGCCCAGGCCCAGAAAATATCGCACCATCGCCCAGCATCCCGTGGCCACCTTCTACAAGCCACAGGGCGCGCCGCTGGGCGCCCTGCAAAGCGCCACCCTCAGCGTGGAGGGCCTGGAGGCCTTGCGCCTGGCCGACGCCGAGGGCCAAGACCAGGCCAGCGCGGCCCGGGCCATGGATGTTTCGCCGGCCACATTCTGCCGCATTCTGGCCGAGGCCAGGGCGGTGGTGGCTCGGGCGCTCAGCAATGGCTGGGCCATCCGCATCGAGGGTGGGGCCTACCGCCTGGCCGAGGCGGCCGCGCCAGGGGCTCAGGAGCGTCCGTGGGGCGGCGGGCGGGGCGGCGGGCGGGGCCGAGGCCTGGGCCGGCGGCGGGGCTGGGCCGACGACGCGCCGCCGGATCAAACACCAACCGACAAGGAGGATTGA
- a CDS encoding YgdI/YgdR family lipoprotein — MHSKLTIAAICLGLALLAGCATPMHTITTTSGKQYVAVGDLDFDDDTKTYTFTDPEGHTVILNRNVISEIRRKTD, encoded by the coding sequence ATGCACAGCAAACTCACCATCGCGGCCATCTGCCTGGGCCTGGCCCTCCTGGCCGGCTGCGCCACGCCCATGCACACCATCACCACCACCAGCGGCAAGCAATACGTCGCCGTGGGCGACCTGGACTTCGACGACGACACCAAGACCTACACCTTCACCGACCCCGAAGGCCACACCGTCATCCTCAACCGCAACGTCATCAGCGAAATCCGCCGCAAGACCGACTGA